One region of Suncus etruscus isolate mSunEtr1 chromosome 5, mSunEtr1.pri.cur, whole genome shotgun sequence genomic DNA includes:
- the LOC126008590 gene encoding uncharacterized protein encoded by LINC02881-like, which yields MTLPPAPALPPHPPPPTSPPRPRAPPLAARRSLSPAPFAGREGPRACAHEALLARSLRLPTASLSRSTTMLRAACHLEAPKVKGAGSGSTKKRSARCMPGKTGGDEREGGADVRCWC from the coding sequence ATGACACTTCCTCCTGCGCCCGCGCTCCCTCCTCACCCGCCCCCACCCACTTCCCCGCCAAGGCCGCGCGCCCCGCCCCTCGCCGCTCGCCGTAGCCTAAGCCCCGCCCCTTTTGCCGGGCGTGAGGGGCCCCGCGCATGCGCTCACGAGGCGCTACTTGCCCGCTCCCTCCGGCTCCCGACCGCCTCGCTCTCGCGGAGTACCACAATGCTCCGCGCCGCTTGTCATTTGGAAGCGCCCAAGGTAAAGGGGGCAGGCTCGGGCTCGACTAAAAAAAGGTCGGCGCGGTGCATGCCGGGCAAAACGGGAGGGGACGAGCGTGAAGGCGGAGCCGACGTGCGTTGTTGGTGCTAG